The Brassica oleracea var. oleracea cultivar TO1000 chromosome C6, BOL, whole genome shotgun sequence genome includes a region encoding these proteins:
- the LOC106299238 gene encoding non-functional pseudokinase ZED1-like encodes MECWGRKKEKQKEKEKKWFLENGSIFLQQLIADCNGVSNPIRIFSSDQISKATDHFDPKFYLHDIPEAFTWYKAVIEGRSYAIKKFTDKWHQIHPVAPYNDTVLSSRVSNYSGFLQLMGCCLDFPCPVLVFENLEYRFLNVRGSVGCEDAPLLPWNVRLKIAKAVARAIAYLHTAFPRIIIHRNINPSNVLLDKNGMAKLTGFSKAVTLPEGKTWTEEEHVFGTYGYMDPIYLSTDRLTEYSDVFSFGILMLVLLVGKPAYWDESDGGILYPEILLLDYVKNLQERGEPIEFGGGSNQMRPGQMNMFLDLALRCCEERNEDRPKMISVAKEIKLIETMII; translated from the coding sequence ATGGAATGCTGGGGAAGGAAGAAGGAGAAGCAGAAGGAAAAAGAGAAAAAGTGGTTCCTCGAAAATGGAAGCATCTTTCTTCAGCAACTCATTGCAGACTGTAACGGTGTATCAAACCCTATCCGAATCTTCTCTTCCGATCAAATCTCCAAGGCCACAGATCACTTCGACCCCAAGTTTTATCTCCATGATATACCAGAAGCCTTTACTTGGTACAAGGCCGTCATCGAAGGCAGATCTTACGCGATCAAGAAATTTACAGACAAATGGCATCAAATCCATCCAGTCGCGCCGTACAATGATACCGTCTTGTCGTCTCGGGTAAGTAATTACAGTGGTTTCCTCCAACTCATGGGATGTTGTCTCGACTTTCCTTGTCCGGTGTTGGTGTTTGAAAACCTAGAATATAGATTTTTGAACGTTCGAGGAAGTGTTGGTTGCGAGGACGCGCCTTTGTTACCGTGGAATGTTCGTTTGAAGATTGCCAAAGCGGTTGCGAGGGCTATCGCTTATCTTCACACGGCTTTCCCTAGAATCATTATACATAGAAATATCAATCCGTCTAATGTTTTGTTGGATAAGAATGGGATGGCTAAGTTGACTGGTTTTTCCAAGGCCGTAACGCTCCCTGAGGGTAAAACGTGGACTGAAGAAGAGCACGTGTTTGGAACTTATGGATATATGGATCCTATTTATCTCTCGACTGATAGACTGACAGAATATTCAGATGTGTTCAGTTTTGGAATCCTTATGTTGGTTCTTCTCGTGGGAAAACCAGCATATTGGGATGAATCAGATGGCGGAATATTGTATCCTGAAATATTGCTTCTTGATTATGTCAAGAATCTGCAGGAGAGAGGAGAGCCTATTGAATTCGGGGGTGGTTCGAACCAGATGAGGCCTGGTCAGATGAATATGTTTCTCGACCTGGCATTGAGATGCTGCGAGGAGAGGAATGAAGACAGGCCTAAGATGATCTCGGTGGCGAAAGAGATTAAGCTAATAGAAACAATGATCATTTGA